The proteins below come from a single Plutella xylostella chromosome 2, ilPluXylo3.1, whole genome shotgun sequence genomic window:
- the LOC105381301 gene encoding dihydrofolate reductase isoform X1 — translation MCKTKLNLIAAACENMGIGSNGALPWRLKKEMAYFSTMTIKVKDPSKVNAVIMGRRTWECIPPKYKPLSERVNIVLTHNVDVLKEKVPEGVIVVASIDEAISYIEGREDIESTWVIGGSSIYQAAMEHPNCGKIYLTEIQRSFECDTFFPKIPQEVFKQLGMDPNLVKEDEIPEEKQTEGDISYYFRVYKML, via the exons ATGTGTAAGACTAAACTGAATCTGATTGCTGCTGCGTGTGAGAATATGGGCATTGGATCCAATGGGGCCTTGCCGTGGCGGTTAAA AAAAGAAATGGCATACTTCTCTACAATGACAATAAAAGTGAAGGATCCGTCTAAGGTCAATGCGGTGATCATGGGACGGAGAACTTGGGAGTGTATCCCACCAAAGTACAAACCACTGTCCGAGAGAGTTAACATTGTGCTTACGCATAATGTTGATGTTTTGAAGGAaaag GTCCCAGAAGGTGTGATAGTAGTGGCGAGCATAGACGAGGCCATCTCATACATTGAGGGGAGGGAAGACATTGAAAGCACATGGGTCATTGGAGGCTCTTCAATATACCAG GCCGCCATGGAACACCCCAACTGTGGCAAGATCTACCTGACGGAGATACAGAGGAGCTTCGAGTGCGACACCTTCTTCCCCAAGATACCGCAGGAGGTGTTCAAACAG TTGGGTATGGATCCAAACTTG GTGAAGGAAGACGAAATACCTGAAGAGAAGCAGACAGAAGGAGACATCAGCTACTACTTCAGAGTCTACAAGATGTTATAA
- the LOC105381302 gene encoding translin: MAENLKLKAIFSEFQKSLDTEQERREIIRTICREIDQLSREITTILQAIHHSEQAIPQACLKARELFAKTNEGYQKLVAAVPPTDYYKYQDHWRFTTQRYCFLVALVIWLETGIMATHATIAEVLGISAVESKIGFHLDIEDYLVGILQLCSELSRLAVNAVTRGDYNTPQQISKFVLEVNAGFRLLNLKNDHLRKRFDVLKYDVKKIEEVVYDLSIRGLLPRTEAAPEAAGAGAEAAGNEV, translated from the exons atgGCAGagaatttgaaattaaaagcaATATTCAGTGAATTTCAGAAGAGCTTAGATACCGAGCAAGAACGTCGTGAG ATTATCCGTACTATTTGCCGGGAAATCGATCAGTTATCGAGAGAAATAACAACAATCCTGCAGGCTATCCACCACAGTGAACAAGCAA TACCACAAGCGTGCTTGAAGGCGCGCGAACTGTTTGCGAAGACCAATGAGGGGTACCAGAAGCTGGTGGCGGCTGTCCCGCCTACAGACTACTACAA ATACCAGGACCACTGGCGGTTCACGACGCAGCGATACTGTTTCCTGGTGGCGCTCGTCATCTGGCTGGAGACCGGCATCATGGCCACTCATGCCACCATCGCGGAGGTGCTTGGCA TAAGTGCAGTGGAGAGCAAGATCGGTTTCCACCTGGACATTGAGGACTACCTCGTGGGCATCCTGCAGCTGTGCTCAGAGTTG TCCCGGCTGGCAGTGAACGCGGTGACTCGCGGCGACTACAACACTCCTCAACAGATCTCCAAGTTTGTGCTGGAAGTTAATGCTGGGTTCAG ACTACTGAACCTGAAGAACGACCACCTGCGCAAGCGCTTCGACGTGCTCAAGTACGACGTGAAGAAGATCGAGGAGGTGGTGTACGACCTCAGCATCCGCGGGCTTCTGCCTCGCACTGAGGCAGCCCCCGAGgcagcgggggcgggggccgaGGCAGCGGGGAATGAAGTGTAG
- the LOC105381301 gene encoding dihydrofolate reductase isoform X2 yields MCKTKLNLIAAACENMGIGSNGALPWRLKKEMAYFSTMTIKVKDPSKVNAVIMGRRTWECIPPKYKPLSERVNIVLTHNVDVLKEKVPEGVIVVASIDEAISYIEGREDIESTWVIGGSSIYQAAMEHPNCGKIYLTEIQRSFECDTFFPKIPQEVFKQVQVKEDEIPEEKQTEGDISYYFRVYKML; encoded by the exons ATGTGTAAGACTAAACTGAATCTGATTGCTGCTGCGTGTGAGAATATGGGCATTGGATCCAATGGGGCCTTGCCGTGGCGGTTAAA AAAAGAAATGGCATACTTCTCTACAATGACAATAAAAGTGAAGGATCCGTCTAAGGTCAATGCGGTGATCATGGGACGGAGAACTTGGGAGTGTATCCCACCAAAGTACAAACCACTGTCCGAGAGAGTTAACATTGTGCTTACGCATAATGTTGATGTTTTGAAGGAaaag GTCCCAGAAGGTGTGATAGTAGTGGCGAGCATAGACGAGGCCATCTCATACATTGAGGGGAGGGAAGACATTGAAAGCACATGGGTCATTGGAGGCTCTTCAATATACCAG GCCGCCATGGAACACCCCAACTGTGGCAAGATCTACCTGACGGAGATACAGAGGAGCTTCGAGTGCGACACCTTCTTCCCCAAGATACCGCAGGAGGTGTTCAAACAGGTACAG GTGAAGGAAGACGAAATACCTGAAGAGAAGCAGACAGAAGGAGACATCAGCTACTACTTCAGAGTCTACAAGATGTTATAA
- the LOC105381301 gene encoding dihydrofolate reductase isoform X3, whose product MCKTKLNLIAAACENMGIGSNGALPWRLKKEMAYFSTMTIKVKDPSKVNAVIMGRRTWECIPPKYKPLSERVNIVLTHNVDVLKEKVPEGVIVVASIDEAISYIEGREDIESTWVIGGSSIYQAAMEHPNCGKIYLTEIQRSFECDTFFPKIPQEVFKQVKEDEIPEEKQTEGDISYYFRVYKML is encoded by the exons ATGTGTAAGACTAAACTGAATCTGATTGCTGCTGCGTGTGAGAATATGGGCATTGGATCCAATGGGGCCTTGCCGTGGCGGTTAAA AAAAGAAATGGCATACTTCTCTACAATGACAATAAAAGTGAAGGATCCGTCTAAGGTCAATGCGGTGATCATGGGACGGAGAACTTGGGAGTGTATCCCACCAAAGTACAAACCACTGTCCGAGAGAGTTAACATTGTGCTTACGCATAATGTTGATGTTTTGAAGGAaaag GTCCCAGAAGGTGTGATAGTAGTGGCGAGCATAGACGAGGCCATCTCATACATTGAGGGGAGGGAAGACATTGAAAGCACATGGGTCATTGGAGGCTCTTCAATATACCAG GCCGCCATGGAACACCCCAACTGTGGCAAGATCTACCTGACGGAGATACAGAGGAGCTTCGAGTGCGACACCTTCTTCCCCAAGATACCGCAGGAGGTGTTCAAACAG GTGAAGGAAGACGAAATACCTGAAGAGAAGCAGACAGAAGGAGACATCAGCTACTACTTCAGAGTCTACAAGATGTTATAA